GTCCGGAATGCGGCCGGCCGGCTGAGCGTCTTAAGGAGGAGAGCTATTTTTTCCGCATGTCCAAATATCAGCAGCGGCTGCTTGAGCATCTGGATGAACATCCCGATTTTATTCTACCACCGGCAAAACGCAATGAGATTTTAAGCTTTGTCAGGGAGGAATTGCGTGATTTAAGTATCAGTCGGACCAGCTTTACCTGGGGTATCCCGGTTCCCGACCATGAAAAGCACGTTATCTATGTCTGGTTCGATGCCCTGATCAACTATCTGACCGCCGCCGGTTATCCTGATGATCCCGAACGGTTTGCCCGCCTCTGGCCTGCTGATGTGCATCTTATCGGTAAGGATATCCTCCGCTTCCATGCGGTGTATTGGCCGACGTTCCTGTTTGCCGCCGGCCTTCCCCTGCCGAAAAAGGTGTTTGCCCACGGCTGGTGGACGGTTGAGGGGGAGAAGATGTCCAAGTCGCTGGGCAATGTGATTGATCCGGTGCAGGTGGCAGAAGAATATGGGGTTGATGCTTTTCGCTATTTTCTCCTGCGTGAGGTGCCTTTTGGCCTGGATGGTGATTTTTCTCAGGCGGCCATGAAAGGCCGTCTGAACAGTGAACTGGCCAACGATCTCGGCAACCTGTTCAGCCGTTCAATCTCCATGATCAGTAAATACCGCCAGGGGGTTATCCCCGTTCCTCAACCGGAGGATCAGCGATACAGAGAGTTTGCCGCACTGGCTGATGAGGTGTTTCACGAAGTTGCCGCCGGCATGGATGATCTGGCCTTTTCCCGGGTCTTGCAGTCCATCTGGAAGCTGGTGGTCAGGGGAAACAAGTTTATTGACCAGCAGGCTCCCTGGCAGCTGGCTAAAGATGAAAGCCAGTCAGCCTCCCTGGATCAGGTGCTGTATTGTATTGCCGAAGTTCTGCGCCTGCTGTCAGTGTATCTGTTGCCGTTTATGCCGGATAAAGCTGCCGCGATGGCTCGCCAGCTTGGGGTGACGGATCAGCCTGATCAGTGTGGCCCACAGTTGTTTTCCTGGGGACGCCTGGCAGCGGGGGTGGTGGTGGAGCCCGGGCAGGTTCTTTTTCCGCGTCTTGATTGATGGGGGAGAAAGTCACGATGGCAGCTGATAACCGCCAACGTGCGGGATGGAGCGGGATGGTCGGCGATCTGCTGCCCGGGGTTCTTGATCGCTATAAGTTGCGCAAAAAAATGGCTGTCTACCAGCTTTTTTCCCGCTGGCAGGAGGTGGTGGGCCCCCAACTGATGGAAAAATGTCAACCGTTGTTTATCCGGGGTAGAACCCTGCATATCAAGGTGGTTAACCACGGCTGGATGCACCAGCTGTATTTTTTTCAGGATAGGATTATTGAACGTTTCAATGCCTTGAGCAGACACAAGCCGGTGGTTACCCACCTTCATTTTGAACTTGGCGAACTTGCAGCTGAGCGATTGATGCCCTCTGCACCCCGGCGTCACTCTTCAGTGGAACTTATCAGTGATCGTGAAAAGCGGCAGATCAAAAAAGATATCTGCCGCTATGTAAAAGATCCAGAGCTTGCTGATATTATCTATACCGTGCGCCTCAAAGATCGGGTTCGCCAGCTGGTCAGTGATTAGTGATGGCTGCCCCT
The DNA window shown above is from Candidatus Anaeroferrophillus wilburensis and carries:
- a CDS encoding DUF721 domain-containing protein translates to MAADNRQRAGWSGMVGDLLPGVLDRYKLRKKMAVYQLFSRWQEVVGPQLMEKCQPLFIRGRTLHIKVVNHGWMHQLYFFQDRIIERFNALSRHKPVVTHLHFELGELAAERLMPSAPRRHSSVELISDREKRQIKKDICRYVKDPELADIIYTVRLKDRVRQLVSD
- the metG gene encoding methionine--tRNA ligase: MTDKPKSVYYITTPIYYVNDVPHIGHAYTTVAADVMARYQRLLGREVFFLTGTDEHGVKIEKTAQQKGVTPRELVDQVVKRFIYLWEVLNISHDDFIRTTEDRHSRAVLTFFKAVQENQDIYLGSYEDWYCVPCETFWTDKQLDNGNCPECGRPAERLKEESYFFRMSKYQQRLLEHLDEHPDFILPPAKRNEILSFVREELRDLSISRTSFTWGIPVPDHEKHVIYVWFDALINYLTAAGYPDDPERFARLWPADVHLIGKDILRFHAVYWPTFLFAAGLPLPKKVFAHGWWTVEGEKMSKSLGNVIDPVQVAEEYGVDAFRYFLLREVPFGLDGDFSQAAMKGRLNSELANDLGNLFSRSISMISKYRQGVIPVPQPEDQRYREFAALADEVFHEVAAGMDDLAFSRVLQSIWKLVVRGNKFIDQQAPWQLAKDESQSASLDQVLYCIAEVLRLLSVYLLPFMPDKAAAMARQLGVTDQPDQCGPQLFSWGRLAAGVVVEPGQVLFPRLD